A part of Gemmatimonas groenlandica genomic DNA contains:
- a CDS encoding YccF domain-containing protein, translated as MTLLLNILWFIIGGGFIAGIAWVLLGLLLAITVVGIPFAVAAFRIAGFAAWPFGRTLVDARTVGDEPIVGTGLANLLWIVFAGIWLWISHVLAGIAYCVTIIGIPFGFAHFRLAAVSFAPLGKRAIDLP; from the coding sequence GTGACGCTGCTGCTCAACATCCTGTGGTTCATCATCGGTGGCGGCTTCATCGCCGGCATCGCGTGGGTGCTGCTGGGCCTCCTGCTCGCGATCACCGTGGTTGGCATCCCGTTTGCTGTCGCCGCCTTCCGCATTGCCGGATTCGCCGCCTGGCCGTTTGGACGCACGCTGGTGGACGCGCGCACAGTCGGCGACGAGCCGATCGTCGGCACCGGTCTGGCGAATCTGCTCTGGATCGTTTTCGCGGGCATCTGGCTCTGGATCTCGCACGTGCTGGCCGGCATCGCCTACTGCGTCACGATCATCGGCATTCCGTTCGGATTCGCGCACTTCCGCCTTGCCGCCGTGTCCTTCGCGCCGCTCGGCAAGCGTGCGATCGACCTGCCCTGA
- a CDS encoding NAD(P)H-binding protein, producing the protein MTPPPSPLPSLRVFVLGATGTIGRATVRALVRQGHEVVCFGRASRASTGPSAPEAGVTVRVGDVRDPASITRDGFMGEPFDAVVSCMASRTGTPRDAWAIDHQAHLNVLQAAKAAGVPQMVLLSAICVQKPLLAFQDAKLAFERALIDSGLTWSIVRPTAFFKSLSGQVDRVKNGKPFLVFGDGTLTSCKPISDDDLAEYLASCLIDATRQNRVLPIGGPGNAQTPREQGEQLFALLGREPRFKQVPVALLDGIIAVLSALGRVVPPLADKAQLARIGRYYATESMLVWDAATNRYDAAATPSTGQDTLVDFFARRLRGEVTDDRGEHAVFQ; encoded by the coding sequence ATGACGCCTCCGCCTTCGCCGTTGCCTTCGCTTCGCGTGTTCGTGCTCGGCGCCACCGGCACGATCGGTCGGGCCACCGTGCGGGCGCTGGTGCGCCAGGGGCATGAGGTCGTCTGCTTCGGACGCGCCAGTCGTGCCTCTACCGGGCCTTCCGCACCCGAAGCCGGCGTGACCGTGCGGGTGGGCGACGTTCGCGACCCCGCGTCGATCACCCGCGACGGCTTCATGGGCGAGCCGTTCGATGCGGTGGTCTCCTGCATGGCATCGCGCACCGGTACGCCGCGAGACGCGTGGGCGATCGACCATCAGGCACACCTCAATGTGCTGCAGGCCGCGAAGGCCGCTGGCGTGCCGCAGATGGTGTTGCTCTCCGCGATCTGCGTGCAGAAGCCGTTGCTGGCCTTCCAGGACGCCAAGCTGGCCTTCGAACGCGCCCTCATCGACTCGGGGCTCACCTGGTCCATCGTGCGCCCCACGGCGTTCTTCAAGTCGCTCTCCGGGCAAGTGGATCGGGTCAAGAACGGGAAGCCGTTCCTCGTATTCGGTGACGGCACGCTCACGTCCTGCAAGCCGATCAGCGACGACGATCTCGCCGAGTATCTCGCCAGCTGTCTCATCGACGCGACGCGACAGAATCGCGTGCTGCCGATTGGTGGTCCCGGCAACGCCCAGACGCCGCGTGAGCAGGGCGAACAGCTCTTCGCGCTCCTCGGGCGCGAGCCCCGATTCAAGCAGGTCCCCGTGGCGCTGCTCGATGGGATCATCGCGGTGCTCAGCGCGCTCGGGAGGGTAGTACCGCCACTCGCCGACAAGGCACAGCTGGCGCGCATCGGCCGCTACTATGCCACGGAATCCATGCTCGTCTGGGACGCGGCGACCAATCGCTACGACGCGGCGGCCACCCCGTCCACCGGACAGGATACGCTCGTGGATTTCTTCGCCCGGCGCCTGCGCGGCGAAGTGACGGACGACCGCGGCGAACACGCGGTGTTCCAATGA
- a CDS encoding ATP-binding protein, giving the protein MSLLAVIMRTGLMLGAVVCVPSVIMAMRAGLTGVIVIDVLAIAVLAALIVLKQLPFTVRATVFCLILYALGTGLLIWVGARSQIFLLGFSILTALLLGTRAGLASVVLSTVTLFLVGLWGSAAPEMLMTPQSQGVGFWFTVTLNFALIASLLVLAIGVVISAMEAALRQEILARSSFEQQRTVLRTLIDAMPDVVFTKDLYGRFELANRAACEQFSKESEAQLIGLTARDIFPTEYAAQRESEDARVFAGEPLLNAEAFRIRPDGTVRWFLVIKVPLRNALGEITGLIGISRDITDRKLAEVQRDQLQQELQQSQKMEAVGQLAGGIAHDFNNLLTIITGHSGLLLTSPDISPDVQESVEEIGNAADRAAALTRQLLAFSRQALTQPEVLDVNAVVLDTSKLLRRLIGEDISLSTTLDSQVAAVRADPSQLNQILMNLALNARDAMPTGGTLSIETGNVEIDHTFSAMHLSAAPGLYVMLRLSDSGSGMEPGVLSRIFEPFYTTKGVGKGTGLGLSMVFGIVQQSGGGIHVHSEPGHGSTFRIYLPAVPVSTPTVIEETGGRTPGGTETILLVEDDSGVRALALRALQGLGYDVLTANDGLEALEVATSTDKRIALLVTDVVMPNLSGPALVERLRTRLPHVAVLYVSGYTDDAVLRHGLLQAEVDFLQKPFTASALARKVRTVLDEHASGSAAR; this is encoded by the coding sequence ATGTCGTTGCTCGCCGTGATCATGCGCACGGGGCTGATGCTCGGTGCGGTGGTCTGCGTCCCCAGCGTAATCATGGCGATGCGCGCCGGGCTGACGGGCGTCATCGTGATCGACGTCCTGGCGATCGCCGTGCTGGCGGCGCTGATCGTCTTGAAGCAGCTGCCGTTCACCGTGCGCGCCACGGTGTTCTGCCTGATCCTGTATGCGCTCGGCACCGGACTGCTGATCTGGGTCGGGGCGAGGAGTCAGATCTTCCTCCTCGGTTTTTCGATTCTCACGGCGCTGCTGCTTGGCACGAGGGCGGGGTTGGCCTCCGTCGTGCTCAGCACCGTTACGCTGTTCCTGGTCGGACTCTGGGGATCGGCTGCGCCGGAGATGCTCATGACCCCGCAGTCGCAAGGCGTCGGCTTCTGGTTCACGGTCACCTTGAACTTCGCGCTGATCGCCTCACTGCTCGTTCTCGCCATCGGTGTCGTGATCTCGGCCATGGAAGCGGCGCTGCGCCAAGAGATTCTCGCGCGTTCGTCGTTCGAACAGCAACGCACCGTGCTACGCACGTTGATCGATGCGATGCCCGATGTCGTGTTCACGAAGGATCTCTACGGTCGCTTTGAACTCGCCAATCGCGCGGCCTGTGAGCAGTTCAGCAAGGAAAGCGAGGCGCAGCTCATCGGTCTGACCGCCCGCGATATTTTTCCGACGGAGTATGCCGCGCAGCGCGAATCGGAGGACGCGCGCGTCTTCGCCGGCGAGCCACTGCTCAACGCTGAGGCGTTCCGCATTCGCCCCGATGGCACCGTGCGTTGGTTCTTGGTCATCAAGGTGCCGTTGCGCAACGCGCTGGGAGAGATCACCGGGCTGATCGGCATCAGTCGCGACATTACCGACCGCAAACTGGCCGAGGTACAGCGCGATCAGCTGCAACAGGAGTTGCAGCAGTCGCAGAAAATGGAAGCCGTGGGCCAACTGGCCGGCGGCATCGCGCACGACTTCAACAACCTGCTCACGATCATCACCGGGCATAGCGGACTGCTCTTGACATCGCCCGACATTTCGCCGGATGTGCAGGAGTCAGTCGAAGAGATCGGGAACGCGGCCGATCGCGCCGCCGCCCTGACGCGGCAGTTGCTGGCGTTCAGTCGGCAGGCGCTCACGCAGCCGGAAGTGCTCGACGTGAATGCGGTGGTGCTCGACACCTCGAAGCTGCTGCGGCGCCTCATTGGCGAGGACATTTCGCTCAGCACGACGCTCGACTCGCAGGTAGCCGCGGTCCGCGCCGATCCCAGCCAGCTGAATCAGATCCTCATGAACCTGGCGCTGAACGCTCGCGATGCCATGCCGACGGGGGGTACGCTCAGCATAGAAACCGGCAATGTCGAGATCGACCACACCTTCTCGGCGATGCATCTGAGCGCGGCGCCAGGGCTCTATGTCATGCTGCGGTTGAGCGACAGCGGTAGCGGCATGGAACCGGGCGTGTTGTCGCGAATCTTCGAGCCGTTCTACACGACGAAGGGTGTGGGCAAGGGCACGGGCCTTGGATTGTCGATGGTGTTCGGCATCGTCCAGCAGAGTGGCGGTGGCATTCACGTGCACAGCGAGCCGGGTCACGGATCCACGTTCCGGATCTACCTGCCGGCCGTGCCCGTGTCGACGCCGACGGTGATCGAGGAGACCGGAGGCCGAACACCCGGCGGTACCGAAACGATCCTGCTGGTAGAAGACGACAGTGGCGTTCGCGCGCTTGCCCTGCGCGCCTTACAGGGCTTGGGATATGATGTCCTCACCGCGAATGACGGGCTCGAAGCACTAGAGGTCGCGACCTCGACCGACAAACGCATCGCGCTGCTGGTGACCGACGTCGTCATGCCTAATCTGAGCGGCCCGGCGTTGGTCGAACGGTTGCGTACCCGCCTACCGCATGTTGCGGTGCTGTACGTCAGTGGCTACACCGACGACGCCGTGCTGCGGCACGGTCTGCTGCAGGCCGAGGTCGACTTCCTCCAGAAGCCGTTCACGGCGTCCGCGCTCGCACGAAAGGTGCGCACCGTGCTCGACGAACACGCATCGGGCAGCGCCGCGCGGTGA
- a CDS encoding DUF2911 domain-containing protein yields the protein MLRRILAPLVTLWLLTSAPLSAQGYPPSQRGSVSQRVAFTDISIAYGRPTARGRALFGALVPWDSIWHPGADLATQITVSRDITLEGTPVAKGTYTVWLIPRATGAWTFILNRKKNIQHTPYPGAAYDALRLEVMPDQASSVESLTYQFPMVLRDEATLRLQWGTTGVAMKIKAPYRPE from the coding sequence ATGCTGCGACGAATTCTGGCTCCGCTGGTCACCCTCTGGCTGCTGACCTCCGCTCCGCTGTCGGCTCAAGGCTATCCGCCCAGCCAGCGCGGCTCGGTGTCGCAGCGCGTGGCGTTTACCGATATCTCGATCGCGTACGGTCGTCCCACGGCCCGCGGACGGGCCCTGTTCGGTGCGCTGGTCCCGTGGGACAGTATCTGGCATCCCGGGGCCGACCTCGCCACGCAAATCACGGTCAGCCGCGACATCACGCTGGAGGGGACGCCGGTGGCGAAGGGCACGTATACCGTGTGGCTCATCCCACGGGCGACGGGCGCGTGGACGTTCATTCTCAATCGCAAGAAGAACATTCAGCACACGCCGTATCCGGGCGCCGCGTACGACGCACTGCGGCTCGAGGTCATGCCGGATCAAGCGTCGTCGGTCGAGTCGCTGACCTACCAGTTCCCGATGGTGTTGCGCGATGAAGCGACGCTCCGGTTGCAGTGGGGCACGACGGGCGTCGCGATGAAGATCAAGGCGCCGTACCGACCGGAATAG
- a CDS encoding phosphatase PAP2 family protein has product MLQSIRVPLLANRRWLPALVCLLVLFVSTASVAIGHPFALGVIPMLLIGVPVGVAFRRGDIDRVGRLYFVHLAALLVFVVLRDAADETGQRVFIHYPQIVDRWLGLGELPTVRLQTAWYAREQPAWHDYLMLIAYAGHFLSIWIVAFYLWLFRVATFATYMVASAISYLIALPIHFALPTAPPWFASHQGAGKPVARVLFEVGRGISPVAYDTGMQLSGNDVAAVPSLHMAVAWMIVLSLWRHGLLSRAVAVLYAATMLWSIIYGGEHYLVDAVAGMLLAQLAWMLAPIVAWRTRMPTV; this is encoded by the coding sequence ATGCTCCAATCCATTCGCGTACCGTTGCTCGCCAATCGTCGCTGGCTCCCAGCGCTCGTATGCTTGCTCGTGCTCTTCGTATCGACCGCATCCGTCGCGATCGGACACCCGTTCGCGCTCGGCGTGATCCCGATGCTACTGATTGGCGTTCCGGTCGGCGTCGCTTTTCGTCGCGGTGACATCGATCGCGTCGGTCGCCTGTACTTCGTACACCTCGCCGCCCTACTGGTGTTCGTGGTGCTGCGCGACGCGGCCGACGAAACCGGACAGCGCGTCTTCATACACTATCCGCAGATCGTCGACCGTTGGCTCGGCCTCGGCGAGCTCCCGACCGTCCGATTGCAGACGGCGTGGTATGCCAGGGAGCAGCCGGCGTGGCACGACTACCTGATGCTCATCGCGTACGCGGGTCACTTCCTCAGCATCTGGATCGTCGCGTTCTACCTGTGGTTGTTCCGGGTAGCCACCTTCGCGACCTACATGGTAGCAAGCGCCATCAGCTATCTCATTGCACTGCCCATTCACTTCGCGCTTCCTACTGCACCGCCATGGTTCGCCTCACATCAGGGGGCGGGCAAGCCGGTTGCGCGAGTGCTCTTCGAAGTGGGGCGGGGAATCTCACCCGTCGCGTACGACACGGGCATGCAACTTTCGGGGAATGATGTTGCGGCCGTTCCGTCGCTGCATATGGCCGTGGCGTGGATGATCGTCTTATCGCTGTGGCGCCACGGCCTGCTGTCGCGCGCTGTCGCGGTCCTCTATGCGGCGACGATGCTGTGGTCGATCATCTACGGCGGTGAGCACTATCTGGTAGACGCCGTTGCCGGTATGCTTTTGGCACAGCTCGCATGGATGCTGGCGCCGATTGTCGCGTGGCGAACCAGAATGCCGACGGTCTGA